GTTTCAATCCACGCGCCCGCACGGGGCGCGACAGTTACGAGTTAATTAATTAGAATGCCTTGCGTTTATCGCCTTATAACGCGAACATTCAAAAAATGCCCAATATATCTAAACATGTTCCTATAAAAAATCACCAAATATCCTTTAGTTTTAACGCTATAACGCAATTAGCGAACATCAACTTACAACCGCATCAGCTTGGGATTCGCGATTCAAACTATAAGCGGGCCATCTGGATCATAAGCTTTTTTGGCGCCGACATGCTCGATCTTTTTTCGCCAATTGGCACCAAGAAAATAAAATCTCAAGCTATCGCTATCTTCATCTATGACATCTAATAGTTGACTCTTAAGTTTCACCCATTGTCCAGGATCAACAACACATTCAAAAACAGAATACTGAACGCGTTGCCCCCAGTTTTCACAAATTTTGGCAACTTTTCTCAGTCTTCTAGGACCAAGGCCATCTGCTGTTTTCGCAACATCATAGCTTACGAGAACTAACATCTCTCATCTCCAGAAAAATGGGGGATAATCATCTATATCTCCTCTTAGCAACCTCGCCAGCATCATCGCCTGAACATGGAAAAGAATCCCGATCTTCACATTTTCTTTCAAAAATGGATGCATAATTTCTTCCTGTTTTCTCGCTTGATAGGCAGTGAGCAAATCCTTTCTTGTTTCATCGGTCATCAACACGGCACCCGATTCCGACTTTTGAAAACCCTTCGGCGATACCTGTCCCCTATTGATAAGCGAAAGCAGCAGTCTGTCCGCAAAACATGGTCTGAATTCTTCCATTACATCCAAGGCAAGACTGGGCCGACCAGGCCTATCACGATGCATAAATCCAACATATGAATCCAGACCGACGCCTTCAAGGGCTGACCTCACATCGTGCGCAAGCAGGGTGTACAAAAAAGAAAGAAGACAATTGACGTTATCCCTTGGAGGTCGCCTATTTCGCTGTTCAAACACAAAACTTTCCTTCTGATGAAGAATCAGGTGGTCGAAGACATCAAAATATATCCTTGCCGCATCTCCTTCAATGCCTCGCAGGGTTTCCAAATCGCACTCCCTGCTTAGCATTGAAAGTATGCCAGCCAGCCTACTTACCGCAAATTTCACATCCCTTGAGCAAATCTTGTCCGAGTGATCGCGCAAGGCCCGCTGCAGAACTGTCTTAGCATTTGCCACCTTCCCGATTATAAAATTTCTAGAAAGCCTGGCACAAAATACCAAGTCGTCGGCCTTGCGATACTGTTCCCTTCTCAACAGAACATTCCCATGCGTTTTTCCATGTACTCTTGCGAGAAATTTACCGTATTCCGTGAGAAAAGTTATCGTAACATCATTATCGGCGCAAAATCCCATCAGAAAGGGACTCATGGCTACGTTGCCAAAACAAACTATTCCTGAGATGGTGTGTATAGGAAGTTGCAACCTTACAGCCCCTTCAACGGACACCGCAACAGTGGATCCATCTTTGTTGAGATAGGCCCCCTGCGTTGTGACAAAAAGAGTGTTCAGATATTTCTTCGTATATACTCCTCAACATCTTGTTCCTGATCGAATGTCTTTGGCAGACATGCGTTTAACAGAGAACAGCTTTCACATTTCTTCGAATACACCGCCTTGGGTGTTTCGCCGGAAGCGATAAAACTATGGAGCTCATCAATTGTTCTTATGGTGTAACTCCTAAGTTCATCTCCAAAATCTACATCAAGTCGATGTCTTGTCTTGCCATAAAATATAGCACCATGAGGAACTTCAAGATTTAGAATCTCTTCAAGACATAGCGCCTGGGCACATAGCTGAACAAGGTCGCAGTTATTCTCCTTAGGTCTGCCGTGCTTATACTCAATGGGAAACGGAACCCACACACCATCGCAATTCTTTTGAAACTCCACCACATCCGCTTTCCCGTTCAGACCATATTTCTCAGAACGAAGAGGGATCCCCCTTTCTATGTGCAACTCGCCTCTCTTCTCAAAGCGCTCTTCATGCGCATTTTCATGCATCACGCCACCTGCAACAGTTAAGGCATTATCATCCCACACCTGTTCAATGTAGGACAATGCACACTGTCTTTTGCAAAAGACAAAGTGCTGAAGCGCAGAGATATGGACAAATTCCTCTTCCTTGTACATTGGCAACTATACCTTAATGGTCATAACCGCCTGTTTGACAGGTTCACCATTATACAACAATTCATAGTCCGAAAATTTTCTTGCCGGTCCTTGTGCAATCTTGCGATGCTCAACTTTTTCAAATAGATCTGTTGCGTTGGCATTACCAAGCGGCGTGCCATGTTCGAAAATAATAAGCGAACGCATCGTCATGAGACCGCGTGCTGCCGAGCGATCGTGGTCGAACATTTTCTGGAGCGCCTCCCAGAAAAGTTCCAGATCCTCTTTGGAAAAACCGGTCTGCGCCGCGAGGTGCGCGGACACAAAACCATGAACGCGATACAGACCATATGGAATGGTAAATTTTCTACCCATTGTCCGGTTATCGCCCCCCTGTTTCTCCGCCTCGGCCTCTGTTGCAACCGCCATTCGCGTAATACTGTGCTCCATGGCAACAACCGGATCGACAGAACGAGAAAATGTAAGCTGAATTGGTCCTCTAACCTGGCCGCAGTTAACTCCAAGGCTCATAACCGCACCGAAAGTTCTGATGTCGTAGTAGTTGTCACACATCCACTTTCTTGCTTCATCGACTTTATCGCCACCTTTACGTTTTTTATCATCCGATTTTAAAAGTTCTTCGGCTCCAATTGACTTATATGCATCCTCGTGCATACGAATAAGAACAGCTTTCTCCTTTACATAAATATCGTACGGCTTTTCGGCATTCTTGATCATATGCACGTAGTTTCTGACCTTCCTTTTCAGGCATACATCCGTAATGAGACCCATTCCGGTCTCGGCATCGACGCGGGGAAGGTTGCCAGCATCCGGGTCACCATTTGGGTTGCCGTCCTGTACATCAAAGAACATCACGAAATCATAGCGCCTGTCCAACGGTGTTCTGTTCATCATAATCGCTCCTTTGTTATTATCTGGTTAATTTTTTGCGTTTCTTGGATATTAAAAATTTTGTTGAAACAACCGATTTTCCTAACACGATCGTAACCTACCTTGACGAGCCACCTTTTAAAGGGTTCAGCCTTCGGAGAGGGAATCGACTGGATTATGCGCAAGAGACCCACGGTGTTGGCACAGTCGGTCTCACGCATTTTACCGTCAGTGGCCGGTAACTTCAAACCGTGACAATTTATCACGACTTGGTTCCCCTCACCGTTGAGGCGTTGTTTTAATTTTAGCCAATACGCTCTCGCATCCTGACTATCCACCACCGAAAACCACCACTCATTGTTGTGCATTACCCTTCGAATTTTACTCCCGTGAAATACTGCTATCTTTGTTTCCACTGTCTTTTCTCCCAGTGGGTCTGGTTTACCTGCAACACAGCTCAATCTTTTTTCCTGAAAAAATCCTGCCGCTGATGATAATAACCGACGGCAAAGTGGGTCTGTTCATCCAAGGCCATATTTGCAGGGAGATCACCGGATATCCCATCAACGATTTCACCAATCTCCTTTTCCATATTAACCTGCCGCCCCGGGTTGAGTTTTGGCAGATGGTGGTTTTTGAGCTTCAACAATCGTGGAAATACGCTTGTAGGGGATGTTGAGGCAGCGCCATAAAAGCGATCCCTGATAGTGGCGTTAATACCCGGGTTCGCCTCCTCCTGAATTTTTTCAAGCACGGCAAACAGACGACCGAGTCGATACCCTACATTTACGTTATTTCTATCCAGAGACATTTGAACCTCCCTTTCGTTTCGATTATGAATTCTATTGAAGCGGTTGAGATATGCCTTCAGTATCGCTGCCCTAGCCCTATTGACGCTGCGTTCAGCACGTATTCTGCGGATACACTGCTGCATAAGAGTGGCAGGATAAGGCGAGCCGTCCAATATACTTTCAACTACCCTGCTGGCTAGATTTGGGGGGACATTGTCCATCTTATATTCTAGGGCAGTCGCGCTTAAAATTTGGTAAAGCGACAGGTAATCGGGCTCGTTTGATCCCCCATCGATAGAAAAATCGTCGAAGTGGCTAACAATTTTTTCTGCAAAGCTATGAATGCTTCCGGTTTTCCAAAATCTCACTGAGATTCTGGCGCGATTTGGCGCCAACCCAAGTACATAAAAACGATGCCCTTCATCGGCAGGTATGCGTCCGCTATACATAGCCTCGTATAGCCCCTTAACAGCTTTGATGCCGCGATCTGGATCATCTTTGCTGTTCTTAAAATACCAAGAAAAATCAGCTTCGAAGTCAAAAATGTTGTCTGTCGTACCTTTTTGAGACCAAAAAAGTATTGTATCTTCACCAACTCTAATCTGATTTTTATTTGAACTAATAAGATATTTGAGAGCTGTTGAGTATGATGCTTCAGCCTCACAACACACCGGCGAATTGAAGGCCTGTTCCTTTAAATAAGAGTCAAAACCTGAACTCTTTTGAAATGCTACAATCTTGGCGTTACTTCGCGCATTAATTATGGGCGTTGGGGTATGAAGTCGGGCAACAACACCCCTCTTTCCTGTAATGAGGCATATAGATTCTACAGATGATGATCTACCATCATCTTCGGCCTGACTTTCAGTTTCGGCAGGCTTTGACAGCTGATACATCTTCACCGCGTCCCTCTGTGGAATCAGATAATCGTCTCCTTCAAGTCGGAATGTTATATTGCATCCGGGAATTTTGATGCATTCGGTCCATAACGGATGAACCATCACATTTTTCCACTCGTCATTTGAGTAAAATAAAACGACCGCATTAACACCGTCATCTTCACGAACTTGCTTCGGCAGTGTTTCTAGCGACTTCAAAAACGTACCCATCTGTTTTTTTGCCAAATCAACCGACTTTGGAGTCTCGTCCTTTGGTTGAGCGAAGAGATAACCGTAATGGTCCCAAAGAAGATTTACAGATTGCCATGAATTAGAACCGGAACGGATTACCGATTTCGGCAGCTGATATTTTTTGCCCCTCCTCCCCTCTCTCGTGTCTTGAAGATCGAGAAAAACACCTTTCTTATCTATTATTACAATGAATTTGATCTCTTGTTCTTGAAAACCGATAGCAGGCAAACTGTCTTTATTTCTCTGATAATACTCATACAGGGCCTGGAGTATCATCTCTTCACCTCCTCGCTATCAAGGGAAGGAACGACGACAGCGCCATCATCAAGGCGAGCCCTAAAAAACATCGGCTTTGGGTCTTTTGGATCTGAAAAATCCATGTCATAGAGCATGAAACCCAATTCTCTGTTCTCGTTTATGGGTTGTAATTTTTCCGCGGATGGATCATCAATCAACTTGAAACCGCAGGAGAACTCCCTACAACCAAGATATGGCATGTTAAAACATTGACCTTTTTTTGCCCTGCGCTCAAACATGGCGTTGTATTTGCCTGGGTTTTCGTCTTTAGAATCTCTTTGAAACTCTATGGGCTCTTCTTTGCCTGCCAGATATTCGGGAACTGGGTTACAAACCTGACATCTCTTTCCAATGGGAATAAAAACAAGCTCGGCATACAGCCTGTATCGAACATCCCGCAAGATGAGCCCGGCTCGCTGCAGCCTATTATCTTCGATCAATATTCCATCTGATCGTGGACTCATCACGGCACTCACCTCGTTTCTGCGAACGGAAGCCCAGCTGATGGGAGAAAGAACTTCAATCTTTTTAATCTGCCATCTTATTGCAGGCTTCCAGAATATCGACTCGAATATGGCTCGCGCTGCCGAAGGAGTCATCACATCGTAGCTTACGCGTTCAACCTTCATTTCAGGACGTGTAAAACAGGCATAATCTCCCCATACCTCCAAACAAAACTCCTTGTTGAAATAATCTCGCATCAGCGGACCTCCTTTTCAGATTATAAACTGACCATTGTCCCAATCCGAGTCATCGGAGAGCAGACCATAGCCTGGCTTATAAAGACCAGAGCTCTTTTGAACCCAGTAGCCGTGAATTTCCTCAATATGATCTTTTCTTTGTAATTCATAAAAAAGACCATAAGGCACATTTACAATAAATCTTTGTAGCATTCGAAGAAGCCATCTCTCAGGGCCTTTTCTTCTGAGGGTTTCTATGAGCTCAAAGCTGTCATTCTTCCCTGACTTATATTTAACTATAATAGCCCTTTGTACCGTATCATCGATAAGCTTCACTGAATCAGCAAATGTCCTGAACTGAAATTTAAAATCGTCGGCATTATCCAGCAACCTCTCTTTGAAATTTGGCTTATCGAAATTATTCAGACTTTTGTAGAATTCTTTGAAGTAGGTTGAAAACACCTCATCAGTTAGGTCAAGCCGACCCGACTGACGCAAAATGCCGCGGGAAACGCTCTCGCCCTTGCGCAGCAAGCCTTGAGGCGATTGTGATGGGGGCGAAAATACGACAACTTTGCCGATCTTACCCTTCACATTAAGCTTGCCTTCTCTATTACACCTGCCGGCAGCCTGAGCTATTGAATCAATACCTGCAAGCGCCCTAAAAACCACCGGGAAGTCTATGTCTACTCCGGCCTCGACAAGCTGAGTACTAACCACTCTTACCGCTTTTCCCTCTAAAAGAAGGCTCTTTACTATGGCTATGACATCACTTCTTTCTTCACCGCACATATTTGCCGAAAGATGGATTGTACCCTCAGGCATGAGTTTATGAAGCTTTCGGCAATCTTTTCTGGTGTTAACCACGCACATAACTTGTTCATGCTCCTGCAATTCCTTCGCAATATCAATCCATTCCTTTTTGATATCTAACCCGGCAAGTTGAATGTTCGTCCGTATTGGCAACGTTACATCGCCGATATCCTTTGAGACGATATCGACGGCACCTGAAATGCCTACAAACTTGGCCCTTTCACTTCCGATTTCTCCACACAAGGCTGGCTGGGTAGCCGTACAAAAAACGACAGTCACTCCGAAGTGATCAACAAGCCCATTAAGTACAGAAAGAATCGGTTTTAAATACTCCGGCGGAAGCATCTGAGCCTCATCGAGTATGATTATGCTGTTCACTATATTGTGCAATTTTCTGCAAGATGATGGACGACTAGCCAAGAGTGATTCAAAAAGCTGAACATTCGTTGTGACAATTATAGGGGCATCCCAATTCTCGGTTGCAAGTCGACTCTTTTTATCTTCTTCATCTGGATCGATATTACTGTGATGCTCGAGAAGGGCATCTTCGCCAAAAACATCCCTGAAAACATTCGCAGTCTGCTCTATAATGCTCGTATAAGGAATAGCCATAATGATACGACTTTTATTATGGAGAGCAGCATGACGAAGGGCAAAGGCCATCGAAGATAGCGTCTTCCCGCCACCAGTGGGGACTGTAAGCGTAAAAAACCCAGGAGACATTTGTGCCTTTTTGACACAAGCATCATAAATCTTTTTTCGATAGATATTTACAGGAGTATTCTCGCTTGAGGAAGATTTAACATCCATAAATTTACGAAAATGCTCTTGCATCGCTTCAAGGGATGGATAGCTACTTCTCAACTTAGAGATATCGGGATTGCAGAATCTTTCTGTATCAAGAAAATCTGCGTCAACTAGACAGGAAAAGAGCATTCTTACCCACAGGTGGGCATGTTCAAAATTGTTATTATTCTTATTATTATCGACAAAAGCTGGCGGTGAGCTTGGACGACATTTTGTACTGATAATAGGTTGTGAACCTTCTAAAGCGCTAATCGCGAAAATCTCGTCCCTCTTTATTTCAATTGTTCCAGATGCTATACTCTCCATCGTATTAAATATTCGATTTTGAAGATCACCACCCGAGGAATCCGGCTGCCAATCCGGCAGACCCGCATGATGTCCAGCTATTATTGAGCCTAAAATCCTGGCAATGGGATGATTGTTTAACCTGTCAAAAACAAGCGCCGCGCCAGCTGTACTGTGGTTTGGCCTAGGAGCACCAGCACGCCTCGAATCGCCATAACCGGATACCCTTAAAAGATATTGCTGCCAAGCAGGAAGGTATTTACCAAGGTCGTGCAACAGGCCAGCGAGATAGGCCCAATCACCATTGGAAAAACTTTCTGCGAATTTCTTCGCAAGTTCAGCTACGTTGTTTAGATGGTCTTCCAAGAGTTGCCACTTGTCAGGAGGAGCCCCCTCGAGTGAGTGGGCGAAAAAACGATGAGACTTGATTACATCATCTTCCATATCTTCCATGCAGATTTTTCTAATGCCTATAGCGTTCACTATGCAAGACAAAATGCGCTTCTGAAATCCGCAACGAAAAAGATTACCTTCCGATAGGGAAAAGCCTTCTCGCTTCGGCTTGGGCATCCAGATAAAGCTCGATCATCGGCTTTCGGGTTTTGGTGGCGAGTGCTTTCACGTGGTCGTACTCAGGAACTGCCTTGATGATGCGACCATCGTCATCAAGCCCAAGCTTGAACCGAAGTTTCCCGTGCCTGACTTTCTTTTCCACGATCTTCCTGCACAGAACCTTCCTGTCTACCGGCCAGTACTTAACGCCAAAGGTAGTGGTCTCGCGCAAGAAGATATCGATCGCATCATCCTTGAATCCCCATGGAACCAGTGCGGAGATCTTTACCGCCGGACGGTTCTTCTTCATCTGAACGGGGGCCATGTCGACATCGGCAGCGCCGATGGAAAATAGGGAGTCTATCACATAGTCGAATATCTGTGGATTCATATCGTCTATATTGGCCTGAATGACGATCATAGGAAAACCTTCTCCTACTATCATGCGGATGGCATTTGGCATCTCCTCGAAGACATTGTCACCGTATCCGTAGCCTACGCGCTCTATCTCTTGTATCGGAGACTCTCCGAAAAATTCACAGGTCGTTTTAAGAATAGCAGCGCCGGTAGGAGTGACGAGTTCGGCTTTGACCATCGCAGGTTCGGTGGGAATGCCTTTCAGAATCTCCATCGTGGCAGGAGCCGGCACAGGCAAAAATCCGTGCGCACATTTCACCTTTCCACGGGATATCGGAAGCGGTGACGCGGATATGGAATCGAAACCGAAATACTCGAAACCTATCGCCGCACCTACGATATCAACGATAGAATCAGTCGCGCCGACCTCATGAAAATGGACCTTGTCGACACTCACCCCGTGAACCTTTGCCTCAGCCCTTGCGATGGTATTGAATATCGCACGGGAAAGTTCCCTTACCGCACGAGAGAGCGAACTCTTCTCGATCGTCTTATCTATCCACGGATATTCGCCGTGTCCCAGTTCCTTTTTGACCTCGACGCGTATATTCGTTCCCTTTATAGGCATGTGGCCGCTGACTTTGACTATCCTGTAATCCCCTACCTTCAATCTCTTCAATTCAGAGAGAAGGTGTTTCATGGGCAATCCGGCATCAATCATCGCTCCGAGGAGCATGTCGCCCGCGACGCCTGAAAAACAGTCAAAATAACATGAGGACATTCTATCCCCTCCTTATAACTTCTACCTCTAGAACAGCTCTGTCGGTGGACCTCAGAACCTTGAATACAAATTTACCCGAAGTAAAACTCTCGCCGACCTTCGGTATATGTTCGCAATTGCTTATCACAAATCCAGCCACGGTTTCATAATCTCCGTAAGGAATTTCAAGTTTGAGCAGATGGTTGGCATCTTCTATCTCCATCCTTCCGCTGACTACGTATCTGTGTTTTCCCATCCTAGTGAAGAGAGAGAGCTTGTCGTCATGTTCATCCCTTATTTCGCCGACGACCTCTTCCAGAATATCCTCAACTGTAACAACGCCGGTAGCCGCGCCGTACTCATCTACCGCAACAGCTATCTCTTCCCCTTTGCGTTTCATGCTGACGAGAAGCTCGTCCAAAGGCATCTCCTCCGGAACGAAGTATGCCTTTCTCATAAGCTCGCGCACCGGCTTTTCCTCTTCATGGAATATAAAATCCGATCCAAAAAGGACGCCTACGATATTGAAAAATCTGTCTTCGTAAACGGGGACCCTTGAAAAAGCGTGCTCAGCAAGGGCCCTCTCCGCCTCTCTCCTAGCAACCGAAACAGGGAGCGCTACCACATCGACAAGCGGGGTCATTATGTTTTCCACCTTTTTGTCTTCGAGGTCGAAGATACGCGATATCAGTGTTTTCTCTGATGGACGCACATCGCTCGCCCCCTCGGTCCCAGATTCTATAATTATCTCCAGATCATCCCTCGTCAGGCTGTCGGAAGTTTTTCTTGCCTGCCCAAGCAGAGAATCCGTGAATTTAGATAGAGGCCACACTACAGGATAAGCCAGAAATGAAAAAAACAGAAGCGGAGGCGCCATGTAGAGCACCATCCTGTCGGCATGCCTCTGATATATTGCCTTGGGAATTATCTCGCCAAAAATGAGAGCCGCAGGCCAGAAGAGCAGGGCAAAAGGAACGTAATCACGACCGTAGTTGTCTATGATATAAAAAGTTGAAACGACCGAACCGGCAACGGTAGATAAATTTGTACCCAACAACGTCGTCGAAAAAAATCTGGAAGGATGTTTCAAGACACGAAGGGCAAGCCTCGCCAGCTTCGAACCGGCGTCGGTCGAAATGGCGAGTTTGTACTTATCCGCGTTGACAAAAGCCATCTCGCTTCCGGAGAAAAAGCCTTCCACCAGCAGGCACAAAATAAGAATTGGAATGACTATTGCCAAACTCATCTAGTCCTCTATTTCTCCGAACAGTTCCTCGAGCAGATCATCCATCGTCACCAGGCCCACAATGTTCCCCGAGTCATCCTTGACTATTGCCATATGAAGTTGCGCCCTTTGAAATTCCCTGAGCAAATCCTCCAGCGGCATTTTTGAGGAAGCAAACAGAGCCGGATGGAGCCTGTTTTTTATTTCCGTCCGTTTTCCTGATTTTTTTTCGCTGTGGATCGACATCAAGTCCCTTACGTGAAAGATGCCGACTATGTTGCTTTTGTCGCCTTCATAAAAAGGAATTCTGGAAAACTGAGCTGTTCTTATTTTCTCCAACATACTTTCGTATTTTACATCCACAGGAAGTGAAAAAACTCTGTCAGCTGGCGTCAATATGTCGGCCACAACTTTGTCGGTAAATTCGAAAACGTTGTGTATCATTTCGCTTTCTTCGGAATCTATGGCGCCCTCGCGCTGACCCATGTCAACCAGACGCCTGTAATCGGCTTCCATGAATGAATGACTCGTCGTGGCGGACTGGCCGCCAAAAAGATTGACTATAAAATCGGCGAACGATGAGAGAATGACCCTCAGCGGGCTCACGGCGTAGTGAAATATCCTCAGAGGCCAAATCACCACCTGCGAAACTGACATGGCATGCCTCAGGGAAATATTTTTGGGAAGTATCTCACCGAATATGAGCACCACAGGCGTTATCACCAGAACTGAAACGAAGGTCTCGATTTCCACCGAGGATCTGAACATCTTATTTATCAGAGAAGCTGCCACTATGGATATCGACACGTTTACAAATTCATTGCCCAGCAAAATCGTTACGATCGTCTCCCTGGGTTTTTTCAATGCCGCAATGAGATTTTTTGATGATCTCGTTCCCGATTCCATGAGCCTGTGAAACTCGACCCTGGAAAGGGAAAATATCGCCGTCTCCGAACCGGAAAAAAATGCGGAACAGCAGAGCAGTACAAAAATTATCGTTATATCTGAAATCATCCCGGTTCTTTCCTGCAATTTCTCTCTTTAAGGAAATGGTCGTACCCGCGACCGATCCCGCGCGCGACAAGATCCTCGGCGTTGAGAACAGATCGAACGCCGGGATCATCCAAAACGCGCCCTATTTCGGCAACGCCGAGCGCCTCGAGCGACGCGAGAGACTGATGAATTCTACCAGAGTCCGCAGTAAAAACGAGCTCAAAATCTTCGCCGCCAGCGAGAAGGAGTTCCCTCGGGTCCACGCCTATCGCAGCTGATGCCATTCTGAAATCATCCCCTGCCGGTATTCTATTCACATCTATTTCGAATCCTACGCCGCTAGATCGCGCGATATGCCCAAGATCCGCCAAGAGACCATCGCTTACGTCTATCATCGAAGTCACACAACCCAACTTTAAAAGAGTCCTGCCAAGATCAGTTCGATGAAGAGGAGAGAGGTGCCTTTCGATAAAGGGCTCCATGCCGGATGATGTGCCCATTTTCAAAGCGGCAAGGCCGAGAGCGGAGAGGCCAACGGCCCCTGAAATAAATATGGGGTCCCCGGGGCGCGCACCTTTGCGAAGGATGGCCCTGCCCTTCTCCACCTCTCCGATTGCCGTGATTGAGATTGAAATCTCTTTTTCAGATGAAGAGGTATCTCCTCCTACAAGCGCTGCACCGGATTCCCTGGCAACATCTGAAATGCCGGAATAGATTCCTTCTACAAAATCCAGATCGGAGTCTAAAGGTAGCGCGATGGAAACCAAAAAATATTTTGGAATTCCGCCCATCGCAGCGATATCGCTCAGGTTGATCGCGAGCGCCTTTTTTCCGATATGAAACGGGGAGCTAAAGCGCAAATCGAAATCGATGCCTTCATAAATTGAATCGACGGTGATCAGCATGTCGAAACGATCGTTCATGGGAATCACTGCGCAATCGTCGCCTATTCCACAAACTTCGTCAGGAAGTCTGCCGAATTTATCACAGATTCGCGCTATCAGCCCGAATTCCCCTATATCTGAAAGATTCGGACTCAT
The Myxococcales bacterium DNA segment above includes these coding regions:
- a CDS encoding Bro-N domain-containing protein; translated protein: MHNNEWWFSVVDSQDARAYWLKLKQRLNGEGNQVVINCHGLKLPATDGKMRETDCANTVGLLRIIQSIPSPKAEPFKRWLVKVGYDRVRKIGCFNKIFNIQETQKINQIITKERL
- the cas7c gene encoding type I-C CRISPR-associated protein Cas7/Csd2; amino-acid sequence: MNRTPLDRRYDFVMFFDVQDGNPNGDPDAGNLPRVDAETGMGLITDVCLKRKVRNYVHMIKNAEKPYDIYVKEKAVLIRMHEDAYKSIGAEELLKSDDKKRKGGDKVDEARKWMCDNYYDIRTFGAVMSLGVNCGQVRGPIQLTFSRSVDPVVAMEHSITRMAVATEAEAEKQGGDNRTMGRKFTIPYGLYRVHGFVSAHLAAQTGFSKEDLELFWEALQKMFDHDRSAARGLMTMRSLIIFEHGTPLGNANATDLFEKVEHRKIAQGPARKFSDYELLYNGEPVKQAVMTIKV
- the cas1c gene encoding type I-C CRISPR-associated endonuclease Cas1, whose translation is MNTLFVTTQGAYLNKDGSTVAVSVEGAVRLQLPIHTISGIVCFGNVAMSPFLMGFCADNDVTITFLTEYGKFLARVHGKTHGNVLLRREQYRKADDLVFCARLSRNFIIGKVANAKTVLQRALRDHSDKICSRDVKFAVSRLAGILSMLSRECDLETLRGIEGDAARIYFDVFDHLILHQKESFVFEQRNRRPPRDNVNCLLSFLYTLLAHDVRSALEGVGLDSYVGFMHRDRPGRPSLALDVMEEFRPCFADRLLLSLINRGQVSPKGFQKSESGAVLMTDETRKDLLTAYQARKQEEIMHPFLKENVKIGILFHVQAMMLARLLRGDIDDYPPFFWR
- the cas3 gene encoding CRISPR-associated helicase Cas3'; amino-acid sequence: MEDDVIKSHRFFAHSLEGAPPDKWQLLEDHLNNVAELAKKFAESFSNGDWAYLAGLLHDLGKYLPAWQQYLLRVSGYGDSRRAGAPRPNHSTAGAALVFDRLNNHPIARILGSIIAGHHAGLPDWQPDSSGGDLQNRIFNTMESIASGTIEIKRDEIFAISALEGSQPIISTKCRPSSPPAFVDNNKNNNNFEHAHLWVRMLFSCLVDADFLDTERFCNPDISKLRSSYPSLEAMQEHFRKFMDVKSSSSENTPVNIYRKKIYDACVKKAQMSPGFFTLTVPTGGGKTLSSMAFALRHAALHNKSRIIMAIPYTSIIEQTANVFRDVFGEDALLEHHSNIDPDEEDKKSRLATENWDAPIIVTTNVQLFESLLASRPSSCRKLHNIVNSIIILDEAQMLPPEYLKPILSVLNGLVDHFGVTVVFCTATQPALCGEIGSERAKFVGISGAVDIVSKDIGDVTLPIRTNIQLAGLDIKKEWIDIAKELQEHEQVMCVVNTRKDCRKLHKLMPEGTIHLSANMCGEERSDVIAIVKSLLLEGKAVRVVSTQLVEAGVDIDFPVVFRALAGIDSIAQAAGRCNREGKLNVKGKIGKVVVFSPPSQSPQGLLRKGESVSRGILRQSGRLDLTDEVFSTYFKEFYKSLNNFDKPNFKERLLDNADDFKFQFRTFADSVKLIDDTVQRAIIVKYKSGKNDSFELIETLRRKGPERWLLRMLQRFIVNVPYGLFYELQRKDHIEEIHGYWVQKSSGLYKPGYGLLSDDSDWDNGQFII
- the cas5c gene encoding type I-C CRISPR-associated protein Cas5: MRDYFNKEFCLEVWGDYACFTRPEMKVERVSYDVMTPSAARAIFESIFWKPAIRWQIKKIEVLSPISWASVRRNEVSAVMSPRSDGILIEDNRLQRAGLILRDVRYRLYAELVFIPIGKRCQVCNPVPEYLAGKEEPIEFQRDSKDENPGKYNAMFERRAKKGQCFNMPYLGCREFSCGFKLIDDPSAEKLQPINENRELGFMLYDMDFSDPKDPKPMFFRARLDDGAVVVPSLDSEEVKR
- the cas2 gene encoding CRISPR-associated endonuclease Cas2, translated to MLVLVSYDVAKTADGLGPRRLRKVAKICENWGQRVQYSVFECVVDPGQWVKLKSQLLDVIDEDSDSLRFYFLGANWRKKIEHVGAKKAYDPDGPLIV
- the cas8c gene encoding type I-C CRISPR-associated protein Cas8c/Csd1, whose translation is MILQALYEYYQRNKDSLPAIGFQEQEIKFIVIIDKKGVFLDLQDTREGRRGKKYQLPKSVIRSGSNSWQSVNLLWDHYGYLFAQPKDETPKSVDLAKKQMGTFLKSLETLPKQVREDDGVNAVVLFYSNDEWKNVMVHPLWTECIKIPGCNITFRLEGDDYLIPQRDAVKMYQLSKPAETESQAEDDGRSSSVESICLITGKRGVVARLHTPTPIINARSNAKIVAFQKSSGFDSYLKEQAFNSPVCCEAEASYSTALKYLISSNKNQIRVGEDTILFWSQKGTTDNIFDFEADFSWYFKNSKDDPDRGIKAVKGLYEAMYSGRIPADEGHRFYVLGLAPNRARISVRFWKTGSIHSFAEKIVSHFDDFSIDGGSNEPDYLSLYQILSATALEYKMDNVPPNLASRVVESILDGSPYPATLMQQCIRRIRAERSVNRARAAILKAYLNRFNRIHNRNEREVQMSLDRNNVNVGYRLGRLFAVLEKIQEEANPGINATIRDRFYGAASTSPTSVFPRLLKLKNHHLPKLNPGRQVNMEKEIGEIVDGISGDLPANMALDEQTHFAVGYYHQRQDFFRKKD
- the cas4 gene encoding CRISPR-associated protein Cas4 is translated as MYKEEEFVHISALQHFVFCKRQCALSYIEQVWDDNALTVAGGVMHENAHEERFEKRGELHIERGIPLRSEKYGLNGKADVVEFQKNCDGVWVPFPIEYKHGRPKENNCDLVQLCAQALCLEEILNLEVPHGAIFYGKTRHRLDVDFGDELRSYTIRTIDELHSFIASGETPKAVYSKKCESCSLLNACLPKTFDQEQDVEEYIRRNI